One region of Catenuloplanes indicus genomic DNA includes:
- a CDS encoding Hsp70 family protein: MRLGIDFGTSTTAAVTGDGNPVLFDGVPLLPSGLCAAGDRLITGSEALGRASITPDAYEPHPKRRTGEGSVLLGAFTFPVAKLVAAVLGRAAEEATVATGEPVTALVLTHPAAWGTDRQRVLADAAREAGLPAPELLPEPVAAASALPAAGGATVLVYDFGGGTFDATVLTRTGAGLTIAATESLPDAGGLAVDDALLAWLTTAVPAPAGAWRRLLEPRTSTDRRAARRLRDDIRVAKETLSGTPSATLRVPSLDRDVVITREQLETLAAPIIERTVATCVSVLRAAGAAAPAAVIMIGGSSRIPLAGTLLHRALGVPPLLPSDPELTAVTGSITGSDRAVPPVSSQAGVPMPAGPAMPAGLAGGTAGALPTGVDPSGTTAAAAGLAAAGTLPSGATSSVATAAAGLAGSGPGTAAEGPAGGNPFGTTAGTGSPAPRVSSPGDAATTPIPAVPHHTPAAWSPGPAGSGHGDAAPVSGAPVSGTPISGTPVSGMPVSGPPVFPPPSERDNATAIRRWAIVAGAAAAVAAIAAAATLLVPGDDDAPGTEVALPPASVSAAPGQGSVTTGQPRTSTSATASPTPSATAGAATSAPATTAPAAPPPARSATFSVPGTLCPAVRYGAVAALVGEQVSAPVRSSFDPTIPELRTCQADFVTGGFQALAISLGSEAEARDYMTGVREFEAGGGGIEGARPELTERDAAALGVGQESFSFAAEAPHGTRTGLVLRNGNLVMEFEIYGYDALVEDRSKRDTVTNAMATAVRETLPQLRS; the protein is encoded by the coding sequence GTGAGACTCGGGATAGATTTCGGCACGTCCACGACCGCCGCGGTGACCGGCGACGGCAACCCGGTGCTGTTCGACGGCGTACCGTTGCTGCCGTCCGGCCTCTGTGCCGCCGGGGACCGGCTGATCACCGGAAGCGAGGCGCTGGGCCGGGCCTCGATCACACCGGACGCCTACGAACCGCACCCGAAGCGCCGCACCGGCGAGGGCTCGGTGCTGCTCGGCGCCTTCACGTTCCCGGTCGCGAAGCTGGTCGCCGCCGTGCTCGGCCGCGCGGCCGAGGAGGCCACGGTCGCCACCGGCGAGCCGGTGACCGCGCTCGTGCTCACCCACCCGGCCGCCTGGGGCACCGACCGGCAGCGCGTCCTCGCCGACGCGGCCCGCGAGGCCGGCCTGCCCGCGCCGGAGCTGCTGCCGGAGCCGGTCGCGGCCGCCAGCGCGCTGCCCGCTGCGGGCGGCGCGACGGTGCTGGTCTACGACTTCGGCGGCGGCACGTTCGACGCGACCGTCCTCACCCGCACCGGCGCCGGCCTCACGATCGCCGCCACCGAGAGCCTGCCGGACGCCGGTGGCCTCGCCGTCGACGACGCGCTGCTGGCCTGGCTGACCACGGCCGTCCCGGCACCGGCCGGGGCCTGGCGGCGTCTGCTGGAACCGCGGACCTCCACCGACCGGCGGGCCGCCCGCCGCCTCCGCGACGACATCCGCGTGGCCAAGGAAACCCTCTCGGGTACGCCGTCGGCCACGCTGCGCGTACCGTCGCTGGACCGGGACGTGGTCATCACCCGCGAGCAGCTGGAGACACTCGCCGCGCCGATCATCGAGCGCACCGTCGCGACGTGCGTGTCCGTGCTGCGCGCGGCAGGTGCGGCCGCGCCCGCCGCGGTGATCATGATCGGCGGTTCCAGCCGCATCCCGCTGGCCGGCACGCTGCTGCACCGGGCGCTGGGCGTACCGCCGCTGCTACCGTCCGACCCGGAACTGACGGCCGTCACGGGCAGCATCACCGGCTCCGACCGGGCGGTCCCGCCCGTGTCGTCGCAGGCAGGCGTGCCGATGCCGGCCGGTCCGGCGATGCCGGCCGGTCTCGCCGGAGGCACAGCCGGCGCACTCCCGACCGGCGTGGATCCCTCCGGCACCACCGCGGCCGCCGCGGGTCTCGCCGCAGCCGGCACGCTTCCGTCCGGCGCGACCTCCTCCGTCGCCACCGCCGCCGCGGGTCTCGCCGGAAGCGGTCCCGGCACCGCCGCCGAGGGCCCGGCCGGCGGGAACCCCTTCGGCACCACCGCCGGGACCGGCAGTCCGGCGCCTCGCGTCTCCAGCCCGGGCGACGCGGCCACGACCCCGATACCGGCTGTACCGCACCACACACCGGCCGCCTGGTCTCCGGGCCCGGCCGGTTCCGGCCACGGCGACGCGGCACCGGTCTCCGGCGCCCCCGTCTCCGGCACACCGATCTCGGGAACGCCGGTCTCCGGGATGCCCGTCTCCGGTCCCCCCGTGTTCCCGCCGCCTTCGGAGCGCGACAACGCCACCGCGATCCGCCGATGGGCGATCGTCGCCGGGGCGGCCGCGGCCGTCGCCGCGATCGCCGCCGCCGCCACGCTGCTCGTCCCCGGTGACGACGACGCCCCCGGCACCGAGGTCGCGCTGCCGCCCGCCAGCGTGAGCGCCGCTCCCGGCCAGGGCTCGGTCACCACCGGCCAGCCGCGGACGTCCACCTCCGCGACCGCCTCCCCCACCCCGTCCGCGACCGCCGGTGCCGCCACGTCCGCGCCCGCCACCACCGCACCGGCCGCGCCGCCACCCGCGCGGAGCGCCACGTTCTCCGTCCCCGGGACGCTGTGTCCCGCGGTCCGCTACGGTGCGGTCGCCGCGCTCGTCGGTGAGCAGGTCAGCGCGCCGGTCCGGTCGAGTTTCGACCCGACCATCCCGGAGCTGCGCACCTGCCAGGCCGACTTCGTCACCGGCGGTTTCCAGGCACTGGCCATCTCGCTCGGCAGTGAGGCCGAGGCCCGCGACTACATGACGGGCGTCCGCGAGTTCGAGGCCGGTGGCGGCGGCATCGAGGGTGCCCGCCCCGAACTCACCGAACGGGACGCGGCCGCGCTCGGCGTCGGCCAGGAGTCGTTCAGCTTCGCCGCCGAGGCCCCGCACGGCACCCGCACCGGCCTGGTGCTGCGCAACGGCAACCTGGTGATGGAGTTCGAGATCTACGGTTACGACGCGCTGGTCGAGGACAGATCCAAGCGCGACACCGTCACGAACGCGATGGCGACCGCCGTCCGGGAGACGCTGCCGCAGCTGCGCTCATGA
- a CDS encoding SRPBCC family protein has translation MSGTVTTVDTGERRVSRRAVVNAPVAELFALVADPHRHAELDGSGTVRADTVEGPHRLAAGDRFTVPMRQMGVPYKITSVVTGYDENRLVEWQHPLGHRWRWEFADAGDGRTEVTETFDWGTSRSPLMARLLGFPAQNAKGITATLSALVQRYAS, from the coding sequence ATGAGCGGCACGGTGACCACAGTCGACACCGGGGAACGCCGGGTGTCCCGGCGCGCAGTCGTGAACGCGCCGGTGGCCGAGCTGTTCGCGCTGGTGGCGGATCCGCACCGGCACGCGGAACTGGACGGGTCCGGTACGGTCCGGGCCGACACGGTGGAAGGGCCGCACCGCCTGGCGGCCGGGGACCGGTTCACCGTGCCGATGCGGCAGATGGGCGTTCCCTACAAGATCACGTCGGTGGTGACCGGGTACGACGAGAACCGGCTGGTCGAGTGGCAGCATCCGCTCGGGCACCGGTGGCGCTGGGAGTTCGCGGACGCCGGTGACGGGCGCACCGAGGTGACCGAGACGTTCGACTGGGGTACGTCCCGGTCCCCGCTGATGGCGCGGCTGCTCGGCTTCCCGGCGCAGAACGCGAAGGGGATCACCGCCACGCTCTCGGCGCTGGTCCAGCGGTACGCGTCATGA
- a CDS encoding ATP-binding protein has product MSGDETEGSRSLRADGGAEVFQAGGNQYIFGTAGERPRPARMLPRDTTPLIGRDAETATLMAGHSLHLIDGMPGVGKSALAVHVAHRLSARHPDGSFFVELNGHAEGRRAMTPDEALYQLLVADSVAPGQIAVGAAARAAQWRSRLAGRRCVIVLDNALDSAQVAPLLPAGGDSVVLVTSRRRLAGLMARHATDPLELPTLTEQAAMDLFARRSGRDPRGDEAAAIAEIVRDCGTLPLPICLLAAQLRARPHRHAADLLRELRRAVHPTTRMRAEDLAVGPAFDLSFRRLPKPLRRFLVRLGMLPGADVDVPAAAALTGVGTERAEAFLEALVEEHLVVAGDGGRYHLHDLIGDYARSRNPVPAEQVAALVRLATHYERRVGVADRALAVPYPPDPVRVEARVAALGWLQRERVNLMACVAALARTDEHELMARLTTGLAAFLREAGPWEQAITLYRVAAENSARHAAYPAQASALRELGAVLYLRSDYPAAKAAFGTALDALRDHPAEAEEAATLVRLAAARRPAGERAAARAELEQALSLLRRSGDRAGEGEALAELGTLHLAGREFGAAVEVLREAAAILRAHGSARACADVLNRLGAGLQNLGENEEAVELHEHALELCRVLDDARGIAVSLNYVGHLYCQFGDYGRAATALEEARTLHDRLRSRSGIAHCLNYLGRAYRGLERYEQAGDAIRGALSVFREMGNQAGYASTLNQLGILHRLAGDPAAAEDAHGAALEIFTTLEYPLGQAEVLNAQGDLNRLRNRTARALEQHRRALALAQRAGNGEEQARAHEGIGRCLTAQGEHRPGRDSFRTARDILERLGAHPAAHRLAELLPEEPHQCPAGRRRLVH; this is encoded by the coding sequence ATGTCCGGCGATGAGACGGAGGGGAGCCGGTCGCTGCGGGCGGACGGCGGCGCGGAGGTCTTCCAGGCCGGCGGGAACCAGTACATCTTCGGTACGGCGGGCGAGCGTCCCCGGCCGGCCCGGATGCTGCCACGGGACACGACGCCGCTGATCGGGCGGGACGCCGAGACGGCCACGCTGATGGCCGGGCACTCGCTCCACCTGATCGACGGGATGCCGGGCGTCGGCAAGAGCGCGCTCGCCGTCCACGTAGCCCATCGCCTGAGCGCGCGGCACCCGGACGGGTCGTTCTTCGTCGAGCTGAACGGGCATGCCGAGGGCCGGCGCGCGATGACGCCGGACGAGGCCCTGTATCAGCTGCTGGTCGCGGATTCGGTGGCGCCCGGCCAGATCGCCGTCGGTGCGGCGGCCCGCGCCGCACAGTGGCGCAGCCGTCTGGCGGGACGACGCTGCGTGATCGTGCTCGACAACGCCCTGGACAGCGCGCAGGTGGCGCCGCTGCTGCCGGCCGGTGGCGACAGCGTCGTGCTGGTGACCAGCCGGCGACGGCTGGCCGGCCTGATGGCGCGGCACGCCACGGATCCGCTGGAGCTGCCGACCCTGACCGAGCAGGCCGCCATGGACCTCTTCGCCCGCAGATCCGGCCGGGACCCGCGCGGCGACGAGGCGGCGGCGATAGCGGAGATCGTGCGGGACTGTGGCACGCTGCCGCTGCCGATCTGCCTGCTGGCGGCACAACTGCGGGCCCGTCCGCACCGCCACGCGGCCGACCTGCTGCGCGAGCTGCGCCGGGCGGTGCACCCGACGACCCGGATGCGAGCCGAGGACCTGGCCGTCGGCCCGGCGTTCGACCTGTCGTTCCGGCGTCTGCCGAAGCCGCTCCGGCGCTTCCTGGTGCGTCTCGGCATGCTGCCGGGCGCGGACGTCGACGTCCCGGCCGCCGCCGCGCTGACCGGCGTCGGTACCGAGCGGGCGGAGGCGTTCCTGGAGGCGCTCGTGGAGGAACACCTGGTCGTCGCGGGGGACGGCGGCCGGTATCACCTGCACGACCTGATCGGCGACTACGCCCGGTCCCGGAACCCGGTCCCGGCCGAACAGGTCGCGGCACTGGTTCGGCTGGCCACCCACTACGAGCGGCGCGTCGGCGTGGCCGACCGGGCGCTCGCGGTGCCGTACCCGCCGGATCCGGTGCGGGTGGAGGCACGTGTCGCGGCACTGGGCTGGCTGCAGCGGGAGCGGGTCAATCTGATGGCGTGCGTGGCCGCGCTGGCCCGTACGGACGAGCACGAACTGATGGCTCGGCTGACCACCGGCCTGGCGGCGTTCCTGCGCGAGGCCGGCCCGTGGGAGCAGGCCATCACGCTGTACCGGGTCGCGGCCGAGAACTCCGCACGTCACGCCGCGTACCCGGCCCAGGCCTCGGCGCTGCGCGAACTCGGCGCCGTGCTGTACCTGCGCAGCGACTACCCGGCCGCGAAGGCCGCGTTCGGGACGGCACTCGACGCGTTGCGCGACCATCCCGCCGAGGCCGAGGAGGCGGCGACGCTGGTCCGGCTCGCGGCGGCGCGGCGGCCGGCCGGGGAGAGGGCCGCGGCCCGGGCCGAGCTGGAGCAGGCGTTGAGCCTGCTGCGCCGGTCCGGCGACCGCGCGGGCGAGGGCGAGGCGCTCGCCGAACTGGGCACGCTGCACCTGGCCGGCCGCGAGTTCGGCGCGGCCGTTGAGGTGCTCCGCGAGGCGGCCGCGATCCTGCGCGCGCACGGCAGCGCACGGGCCTGCGCCGACGTGCTGAACCGGCTCGGCGCCGGACTGCAGAACCTGGGGGAGAACGAGGAGGCCGTCGAACTGCACGAGCACGCGCTGGAGCTGTGCCGGGTCCTCGACGACGCCCGTGGCATCGCGGTGTCGCTGAACTACGTGGGTCACCTCTACTGCCAGTTCGGCGATTACGGCCGCGCGGCCACGGCACTGGAGGAGGCCCGGACCCTGCACGACCGGCTGCGGTCCCGTTCCGGGATCGCGCACTGCCTGAACTATCTGGGACGGGCGTACCGCGGGCTCGAACGGTATGAGCAGGCCGGCGACGCGATCCGCGGCGCGCTGTCGGTGTTCCGGGAGATGGGCAACCAGGCCGGGTACGCGAGCACGCTCAACCAGCTCGGCATCCTGCACCGGCTCGCCGGCGACCCGGCCGCGGCCGAGGACGCGCACGGTGCGGCGCTGGAGATCTTCACGACGCTGGAGTATCCGCTCGGCCAGGCTGAGGTGCTCAACGCGCAGGGCGACCTCAACCGGCTCCGGAACCGTACCGCCCGCGCGCTCGAACAGCACCGCCGTGCGCTCGCGCTGGCGCAGCGGGCCGGCAACGGCGAGGAACAGGCCCGGGCGCACGAGGGTATCGGCCGCTGTCTCACCGCACAGGGCGAGCACCGGCCGGGCCGCGACTCGTTCCGGACGGCCCGGGACATCCTCGAACGGCTCGGCGCCCACCCCGCGGCACACCGGCTCGCCGAGCTGCTGCCCGAAGAACCCCACCAGTGCCCGGCCGGCCGCCGGCGGCTGGTTCACTGA
- a CDS encoding ATP-binding protein, which produces MSSWTEGPAVPRQLPAGPAGFVGRDRELHRLDSLTAPGPDGPAVVVLTGVGGVGKSALALRWAHAAAVRYPDGQLYAPLGAFDPAGPTDPADVAAVALRSLGLAEDRIPARAAERAALFRTVTAGLRLLLILDDAASAAQVRPLLPASAHATVLVTTRWRFGALALDGARFLPIGPLPEDAATELLRRRIGDARLVADREASGSLLRWCAGLPVALAVSAARLASRPRWPVRRMVDELTQDRVSLPGEMSLTTVFELSYRDLDAPVARCYRALGAHPGAECGVPAVAAMLEVAEPEAAALLDRLVDASLVDEAGPDGDRFRPHDLVRRHAHRTANADPEWNALLRRAAEWYRDGAAAAGRLLTPYRDRPAPDRSFGAIRDRSTALAWFDAERSNLVAAVLATAEPFPLLAWQIADGCWPMFHLRRHHADRQLVDRAAAGAARRLGDPAGEAEMVKRLAWSLYDTGRLDEAEPLFTRAMALAADAGDRAGLGGAHAGLGTVALARGEFDQAREHSAAQHRIFTTLGDVRSATLGLLRLGTVENESGRPAEAVTYLRQTITLLSGLGVDPYNEAVARIELGRALGALGDDEGADRELAHALSEMDRLGSARGRAQALHRRGEWHLRAGRDPDARRDLTAAEKAYTRLADTEAVPVRRLLDGMA; this is translated from the coding sequence ATGAGCTCATGGACGGAGGGCCCGGCGGTGCCCCGCCAGCTGCCGGCCGGGCCGGCCGGGTTCGTCGGCCGTGATCGCGAACTGCACCGGCTCGACTCGCTCACCGCGCCAGGACCGGACGGCCCGGCGGTCGTCGTCCTCACCGGCGTCGGCGGGGTCGGCAAGAGCGCGCTCGCGCTGCGCTGGGCGCACGCGGCCGCCGTCCGCTACCCGGACGGCCAGCTCTACGCCCCGCTCGGCGCGTTCGACCCGGCCGGGCCGACCGACCCGGCCGACGTCGCGGCCGTGGCGCTGCGGTCGCTCGGGCTCGCGGAGGACCGGATCCCGGCCCGCGCGGCGGAACGGGCCGCGCTGTTCCGTACCGTCACCGCCGGCCTCCGCCTGTTGCTGATCCTGGACGACGCCGCCTCGGCCGCGCAGGTCCGGCCGTTGCTGCCCGCGTCCGCCCACGCGACCGTGCTCGTCACCACGCGGTGGCGGTTCGGCGCGCTGGCGCTCGACGGCGCCCGCTTCCTGCCGATCGGCCCGCTGCCCGAGGACGCCGCGACCGAGTTGCTCCGGCGCCGGATCGGCGACGCGCGGCTGGTGGCGGACCGGGAGGCGAGCGGCTCGCTGCTGCGCTGGTGCGCCGGGCTCCCGGTCGCGCTGGCGGTCTCCGCTGCCCGGCTCGCCAGCCGGCCCCGATGGCCCGTACGACGGATGGTGGACGAGTTGACCCAGGACCGCGTTTCCCTGCCCGGCGAGATGTCCCTCACCACGGTGTTCGAGCTCTCCTACCGGGACCTCGACGCGCCGGTCGCGCGCTGCTACCGGGCGCTCGGCGCGCATCCGGGCGCGGAGTGCGGCGTCCCCGCGGTGGCCGCGATGCTGGAGGTGGCCGAGCCGGAGGCGGCCGCGCTGCTGGACCGGCTGGTCGACGCGAGCCTGGTGGACGAGGCCGGGCCGGACGGTGACCGGTTCCGGCCGCACGACCTGGTACGCCGGCACGCGCACCGGACCGCGAACGCCGACCCGGAATGGAACGCGCTGCTGCGCCGAGCCGCCGAGTGGTACCGGGACGGCGCCGCGGCGGCGGGCCGGCTGCTGACGCCGTACCGGGACCGGCCCGCTCCGGACCGTTCGTTCGGCGCCATCCGGGACCGGAGCACGGCGCTGGCCTGGTTCGACGCGGAACGGTCCAACCTGGTCGCGGCCGTGCTGGCCACCGCGGAGCCGTTCCCGCTGCTCGCCTGGCAGATCGCGGACGGATGCTGGCCGATGTTCCACCTGCGCCGCCACCACGCGGACCGCCAGCTCGTCGACCGGGCCGCCGCCGGGGCCGCCCGCCGGCTGGGGGACCCGGCCGGCGAGGCGGAGATGGTCAAACGGCTGGCCTGGTCGCTCTACGACACCGGGCGCCTCGACGAGGCGGAGCCGCTGTTCACTCGCGCGATGGCGCTGGCCGCGGACGCGGGCGACCGGGCCGGGCTCGGCGGCGCCCACGCCGGGCTCGGGACCGTGGCACTCGCGCGCGGTGAGTTCGACCAGGCGCGGGAACACTCCGCGGCGCAGCACCGCATCTTCACCACGCTCGGCGACGTACGCTCGGCGACGCTCGGGTTGCTCCGGCTCGGCACGGTGGAGAACGAGTCCGGCCGGCCCGCGGAGGCGGTCACCTATCTGCGGCAGACCATCACCCTGCTGTCCGGGCTCGGCGTGGATCCGTACAACGAGGCGGTCGCACGGATCGAGCTGGGCCGCGCCCTCGGCGCGCTGGGCGATGACGAGGGCGCGGACCGGGAACTGGCGCACGCACTGTCCGAGATGGACCGGCTCGGGTCGGCGCGGGGCCGGGCGCAGGCCCTGCACCGGCGCGGGGAGTGGCATCTGCGCGCCGGGCGGGACCCGGACGCGCGACGGGACCTGACCGCGGCGGAGAAGGCCTACACCCGGCTGGCCGACACCGAGGCCGTACCGGTGCGGCGCCTGCTCGACGGGATGGCGTGA
- a CDS encoding AfsR/SARP family transcriptional regulator codes for MEIRLLGPVEITNDDHTPVRPERAAQRGLLAALALRPGRLVSTDALIDCLWDGDPPEKAGETLAHYARAVRAALTAAGAAPGVLTNRRRTGYALHVPPESVDYHRFTALVRDAARETSAGPAADLYTRALAMWHGDALADIGTDWAERQSYRMRQERTDACCALFRRQMADGAHAAAATGVTALLTEITPTDDIIMIGLEALAHSGRHADIDQFLTDATTRMWHLAAARPSDSVRTLATHLTTNPPAAHRPPHESHESHGRDEMYGGRVQQTATNCGTVHFAGRDQYVYMSRFH; via the coding sequence ATGGAGATTCGCCTGCTCGGCCCGGTGGAGATCACCAATGATGACCACACGCCGGTACGTCCGGAGCGCGCGGCACAGCGCGGCCTGCTCGCCGCGCTCGCACTCCGGCCCGGCCGGCTGGTGAGTACGGACGCGCTGATCGACTGCCTGTGGGACGGCGACCCGCCGGAGAAGGCCGGCGAGACGCTGGCCCATTACGCCCGCGCCGTCCGCGCCGCGCTGACCGCCGCCGGTGCCGCACCCGGCGTGCTGACGAACCGGCGCCGCACCGGCTACGCGCTGCACGTACCACCGGAGTCCGTCGACTATCACCGCTTCACCGCGCTCGTGCGGGACGCCGCCCGCGAGACTTCCGCCGGCCCGGCCGCGGACCTCTACACGCGGGCGCTCGCGATGTGGCACGGCGACGCGCTGGCCGACATCGGCACGGACTGGGCCGAGCGCCAGTCGTACCGCATGCGCCAGGAACGTACGGACGCGTGCTGCGCGCTCTTCCGCCGTCAGATGGCCGACGGCGCCCACGCGGCCGCCGCCACCGGCGTCACCGCCCTGCTGACCGAGATCACGCCGACCGACGACATCATCATGATCGGCCTGGAGGCGCTCGCCCACAGTGGACGCCACGCCGACATCGACCAGTTCCTCACGGACGCCACCACCCGCATGTGGCACCTCGCCGCCGCCCGCCCGAGCGACTCGGTCCGCACCCTCGCCACCCACTTGACCACAAACCCGCCCGCCGCGCATCGCCCCCCACACGAATCCCACGAGTCGCACGGCCGGGACGAGATGTACGGCGGGCGGGTCCAGCAGACAGCTACGAACTGCGGTACCGTCCACTTCGCAGGGCGCGATCAATACGTCTACATGTCGCGGTTCCATTAG
- a CDS encoding MsnO8 family LLM class oxidoreductase, with protein MINFGPRLSLLDRSRTRTGEAEPDALRGTVTRAAHAERLGYERFWVAEHHGVPGIAGAAPAVLLAAIAGATSAIRIGSAGVMVPHHQPLVVAEQFATLSAFAPGRVDLGLGRSPGFTAPVRRALRQAETDFAADVAELRRFLTGTAEIGLHPRPAGTIPLYVLATGSGLRIAAELGLPVIVGGPLLGVGGDPEPGRAALDDYRRTFRPSARQPVPWVAISLDVLVADTTAEAADLLLPEAWAMAQSRTTGVFPPLEPVGVARSATRTARQQQYLEQAVAAAITGTPAQVESRLTALLDRTGAAELVTAGSTFDRSALAASDAALAALFGRP; from the coding sequence GTGATCAACTTCGGACCGCGTCTCTCGCTGCTCGATCGCTCGCGCACCCGGACCGGTGAAGCAGAACCGGACGCGCTCCGGGGCACGGTCACGCGCGCGGCGCACGCGGAACGGCTCGGCTACGAACGGTTCTGGGTCGCGGAGCATCACGGCGTACCCGGGATCGCGGGCGCGGCCCCGGCCGTGCTGCTGGCCGCGATCGCCGGCGCGACCTCGGCCATCCGGATCGGCTCGGCCGGTGTGATGGTGCCGCATCATCAGCCGCTGGTCGTGGCGGAGCAGTTCGCGACGCTGTCCGCGTTCGCGCCCGGCCGGGTCGATCTGGGGCTCGGCCGCTCGCCCGGGTTCACCGCGCCGGTACGCCGGGCGCTGCGCCAGGCGGAGACCGACTTCGCGGCGGACGTCGCGGAGCTGCGCCGGTTCCTCACCGGGACGGCGGAGATCGGGCTGCACCCGCGGCCGGCGGGGACCATCCCGCTGTACGTGCTGGCCACCGGCAGCGGGTTGCGGATCGCGGCCGAGCTGGGGCTGCCGGTCATCGTGGGCGGGCCGCTGCTCGGTGTCGGCGGCGACCCGGAGCCGGGGCGGGCCGCGCTGGACGACTACCGGCGCACGTTCCGCCCGTCCGCGCGGCAGCCGGTGCCGTGGGTCGCGATCAGCCTGGACGTGCTGGTCGCGGACACCACCGCGGAGGCCGCGGACCTGCTGCTGCCGGAGGCGTGGGCGATGGCGCAGAGTCGCACCACCGGTGTCTTCCCGCCGCTGGAGCCGGTGGGCGTGGCGCGCTCCGCCACCCGCACGGCTCGCCAGCAGCAGTATCTCGAGCAGGCCGTGGCCGCCGCGATCACCGGCACGCCCGCGCAGGTGGAGAGCCGGCTCACCGCGCTGCTCGATCGCACCGGCGCCGCCGAACTGGTCACCGCCGGCAGCACCTTCGACCGCTCCGCCCTGGCGGCCTCCGACGCGGCCCTGGCCGCGCTCTTCGGCCGGCCGTGA